In a single window of the Halalkalicoccus subterraneus genome:
- a CDS encoding permease, whose protein sequence is MERNEYAILVVIALATIVLGTLTTSRPLWPFFVESTRQFVTTTAAMAWITWWALVVGFAIAGGVEAWTSDEKVSDLLDGHGLREIGYGSLFGFVSSSCSYSAIATAKNLFKKGGSAAATIGAFMFASTNLVIEIGIVIYLLLGWQFLVADLLGGFMLIGLMAFGFVYLTPNEIIEQARENIQDENGSTVQDPVCGMEIDPEEADYSIEHDGQTYYFCSQSCKDSFDPEEASTTIREQATSLSGWKALADKQWSEWGMLWDEIAIGFIFAGLIAGFIPESVWTSVFSGPTFGLPVYVFWTAILGAVIGVATFVCSVGNVPFGAVLYANGLPFGSVLSYIYADLIVPPIMDAYREYYGTKFAAILSGMIFFSAVLTGFVIHFIFLGAGVIPDPSSVRIAEVGIEMNYKLVLNVLATIFFLFLYWLHRSESVGEEGSHGEHTHTAD, encoded by the coding sequence ATGGAGAGAAACGAATACGCAATCCTCGTGGTCATCGCCCTTGCGACGATTGTACTCGGTACCCTCACGACATCAAGGCCCTTGTGGCCGTTCTTCGTCGAAAGTACGCGCCAGTTCGTGACGACAACCGCGGCAATGGCGTGGATCACATGGTGGGCGCTCGTCGTCGGGTTCGCTATCGCTGGCGGCGTCGAGGCCTGGACGTCCGATGAAAAAGTCTCGGACCTGCTTGATGGCCACGGGCTCCGTGAGATCGGCTACGGGTCGCTGTTCGGGTTCGTCTCCTCATCGTGCTCCTATAGTGCTATCGCTACAGCGAAAAACCTCTTCAAGAAGGGGGGATCAGCGGCCGCGACCATTGGCGCGTTCATGTTCGCGTCGACGAATCTCGTTATCGAGATCGGCATCGTGATCTATCTCCTGCTGGGTTGGCAGTTCCTAGTGGCGGACCTCCTTGGTGGGTTCATGCTGATCGGACTGATGGCGTTCGGCTTTGTCTATCTCACGCCCAACGAGATCATCGAACAGGCTCGAGAGAACATCCAAGACGAGAACGGCTCGACAGTTCAAGACCCAGTCTGTGGGATGGAAATCGATCCAGAGGAGGCTGACTACTCGATTGAACACGACGGCCAGACCTACTACTTCTGCTCACAATCCTGTAAGGACAGTTTCGATCCTGAGGAAGCCAGCACGACCATCCGGGAGCAGGCAACCTCCCTCTCTGGCTGGAAAGCGCTCGCGGACAAGCAATGGTCCGAGTGGGGGATGCTTTGGGACGAAATCGCCATTGGCTTCATCTTTGCCGGCTTGATCGCCGGCTTCATCCCCGAGAGCGTCTGGACCTCGGTATTCTCAGGACCGACGTTCGGCCTGCCAGTGTACGTCTTCTGGACAGCGATCCTCGGTGCAGTCATCGGCGTCGCGACGTTTGTCTGCTCGGTTGGGAATGTCCCATTTGGCGCGGTCCTCTACGCGAACGGCCTGCCGTTCGGATCCGTGCTCTCGTACATTTATGCGGACCTCATTGTCCCGCCAATCATGGACGCCTATCGCGAGTACTACGGAACGAAGTTCGCGGCCATCCTTTCGGGGATGATCTTTTTCTCGGCTGTGCTCACGGGGTTTGTTATCCACTTCATTTTCCTCGGAGCAGGCGTCATCCCGGATCCCTCTAGTGTTCGGATCGCCGAGGTCGGCATCGAGATGAACTACAAGTTGGTCCTGAATGTACTCGCGACGATCTTCTTCCTCTTTCTCTACTGGCTCCACCGTTCGGAATCAGTCGGCGAGGAAGGCAGCCACGGTGAACACACCCATACTGCGGACTGA
- a CDS encoding helix-turn-helix transcriptional regulator gives MNELTSFQRDSLWIIAGLSDPNGVTIRDELEAYYDTAIQAGRLYPNLDTLVNKGLAHKDEVDGRTNAYTLTDHGHQVLDARCEWIGTYLNGIADE, from the coding sequence ATGAACGAGTTAACGAGTTTCCAGCGAGACAGCCTGTGGATAATCGCCGGCCTGAGCGACCCGAATGGAGTGACAATCAGAGACGAACTCGAAGCGTATTATGACACAGCGATTCAGGCTGGGCGACTCTATCCGAATCTCGATACGCTTGTGAACAAAGGGCTAGCCCACAAGGACGAAGTAGACGGACGAACGAACGCATATACTCTGACCGATCACGGTCATCAAGTACTTGACGCCCGTTGTGAGTGGATCGGGACGTATCTCAACGGGATTGCAGACGAATGA
- a CDS encoding DUF7342 family protein has protein sequence MSNTEAPDSPPSFEDPFRGDDVEQRIYGTILQTRKPTTASDIATRVECDPKTARKYLGWFADLGIVTQYDGHPTTYERNNAYFEWRRINQLAAEHSVESLQEHVHQLTTRIATYEETYDATTPATVDALRVAEENDDRTIDDVYSDLSDWATAHEERKRYERARQQRASTETEQASG, from the coding sequence ATGTCCAATACAGAAGCGCCAGATTCTCCACCGTCGTTCGAAGATCCATTTCGCGGTGATGACGTCGAACAACGTATCTACGGGACGATCCTGCAGACACGGAAGCCGACGACAGCAAGTGATATCGCCACACGAGTCGAGTGCGATCCAAAAACTGCCCGGAAATACTTGGGCTGGTTTGCCGATCTCGGAATCGTCACGCAGTATGACGGTCATCCGACCACATACGAGCGCAACAATGCATACTTTGAGTGGCGACGTATCAACCAGCTTGCTGCCGAACACTCCGTCGAATCACTCCAAGAGCACGTCCACCAACTAACGACGCGAATCGCTACATACGAAGAGACATACGACGCCACGACGCCGGCAACCGTCGACGCTCTCAGAGTCGCGGAGGAGAACGACGACAGGACGATCGACGATGTCTACAGCGACCTCAGTGACTGGGCGACCGCTCACGAGGAGCGAAAGCGCTACGAACGTGCTCGCCAGCAACGAGCTAGTACCGAGACCGAGCAGGCATCTGGGTAG